The genomic segment CCGCTCACGGTAAAAAAACACCTGCGCGCTCAGGAAATAGCCCGCCAGAATCACCTGCCCTGCATCTACCTCGTGGATTCCGGCGGCGCTTTTTTGCCACGTCAGGATGAAGTCTTTCCAGACCGAGACCATTTCGGGCGTATTTTTTTCAACCAGGCTCAACTGTCGGCGATGAACATTCCGCAGATAGCCGTGGTTATGGGTTCGTGCACCGCCGGTGGCGCGTATGTACCTGCCATGGCCGATGAATCGGTGATGGTAAAAAATCAGGCCACCATTTTTCTGGGCGGTCCCCCGCTTGTTAAGGCCGCAACCGGCGAAGAGGTCAGCGCTGAAGACCTCGGAGGTGCTGCTGTCCATTGCACCCGTTCTGGTGTTGCTGACCACATGGCCGAGAATGATGCGCATGCCTTACAGATTGCCCGTACACTGATAGGGCATCTTAACCGCAAAAAACCTGAAACGGTGTTGATGCGTGAATCCCTTGAGCCCCTTTATCCGGCTGAACAGATGAACGGCATCGTACCGGCCGACCCGCGCAAGCCCTTTGACGTGCGTGAAATTATCGCCCGTATTGTCGATGGCTCGGTGCTGGATGAATTCAAGGCGCTGTACGGCAGCACACTGGTCTGTGGATTCGCACACCTCTTTGGATATCCAGTCGGCATCATCGCCAACAACGGCATTCTCTTTTCGGAAAGCGCACAAAAAGGCGCACACTTTATCGAACTGTGCTGCCAGCGCGGTATCCCGCTGATTTTTCTACAAAACATTACAGGCTTTATGGTGGGCAGCCGATACGAATCTGAAGGTATTGCCAAACACGGCGCGAAGCTTGTGATGGCCGTTGCCAACGCCCGCGTCCCCAAGCTCACCGTGATTGTCGGCGGCAGTTTTGGAGCTGGAAACTATGCCATGTGCGGGCGCGCTTACGATCCCCGCTTTCTCTGGACCTGGCCTAATGCGCGCATTTCCGTCATGGGGGGAGAGCAGGCAGCCAACGTCATGGCCCAAATTCAGCGCGACAAATTCGCAAAACACGGAACTGAGTGGCCGCTTGAGGAAGAAGCGCGTTTTAAGGACACGCTCCGGGCGCAGTATGAGCATCAGGGGAATCCGTATTACGCCAGCGCAAGGCTCTGGGATGATGGGGTTATCGCCCCACACACCACGCGAACCGTGCTCGGACTTAGTCTGTCTGCCGCTCTAAATGCTCCAATTGAGCCCACGCACTTTGGCGTATTTCGCATGTAAAGCGCTGTAACAGGGAGATTTTTTGGTGAACGATGACCTTGTTTGTGAGCAGATTCAGAACATTCGCTGCATCGCACTGAATCGTACGCAAAAGCACAATGCCTTTGATGACACGCTGCTTCTCGGCCTTCAGGCTGCCCTTGAGAGTGCCATCGCCTGTCCAGAGACCCGCGTCATCGTGCTCGGCGCCAATGGCACGCACTTCAGCGCGGGTGCC from the Legionella geestiana genome contains:
- a CDS encoding carboxyl transferase domain-containing protein yields the protein MSRILSQINPASQDFKHNEASMRALLDTIDAALNTVYQGGDEKARERHRRHGKLLARERLEHLLDPGSPFLELSPLAAWKVYEDTVPAAGLITGIGRVNGTECMLVINDATVKGGTYYPLTVKKHLRAQEIARQNHLPCIYLVDSGGAFLPRQDEVFPDRDHFGRIFFNQAQLSAMNIPQIAVVMGSCTAGGAYVPAMADESVMVKNQATIFLGGPPLVKAATGEEVSAEDLGGAAVHCTRSGVADHMAENDAHALQIARTLIGHLNRKKPETVLMRESLEPLYPAEQMNGIVPADPRKPFDVREIIARIVDGSVLDEFKALYGSTLVCGFAHLFGYPVGIIANNGILFSESAQKGAHFIELCCQRGIPLIFLQNITGFMVGSRYESEGIAKHGAKLVMAVANARVPKLTVIVGGSFGAGNYAMCGRAYDPRFLWTWPNARISVMGGEQAANVMAQIQRDKFAKHGTEWPLEEEARFKDTLRAQYEHQGNPYYASARLWDDGVIAPHTTRTVLGLSLSAALNAPIEPTHFGVFRM